ATGCGGCGGTCCTCGAGGACCTCCACCTCCACGGACCATCCTTCGTCGCTCGGCGCGACGGATACCGCGCCGAGCGGAGTTCGCCCGGTGAGTTGGGCGATCTGGCGGGCCGCTTCGGCGGCGGCCTGCGGGGCTGTCAGGTCGATACCCTCGCCGGCGTCCTCGCCGGCGTCGCGGGCTATGTCCGGGTCATGTGGTCCCGTCATGGCTCACTCCTGTCGACCGGCGTCGTCGGCACCCTCAGGGTGCGTCATCGAGTCGAGGATTTGTTTCTCGGCCAGCGCAGCCTCCTCCTCGGACAGTTGTCCCGACGATCGAGCGTCGTCGACCTCTTCCAGACGGCGCCGCAGGGCGGCCGGACTGTACATTTCCTCCTCCACCTGGCGGCGCACGATCTCACTGATCCACATCACCCCGCGAACAGGTGCGAGAGGAAGCCCGAATATTGCGGTGAAGATGCCCATGCTCAGGTCCCGGGCGCTCGGGTCTTCGTGAAGTCGTAGGCAGCGAGGGGGCCGAGGACGGTGAGATCGACGCGATCCTGCCAATCCTGGGCCAGCTGCGTGACCGTCTTGTCCAGAGTGTCGATCTCGTCCGTGGCAATCAGCACGGCGACGGAACCGGCATCCTCCTCGTTGGTTGCGTCGCGGACCCGCAGTTCCTTCGCCACCGGCTCGAGCGCCTCGACCAGTCGCTGCGTGTCGTGGTCACGCTTGGCGGACAACGTCTGGCTGATGCGCTCGCCGAGCGCCAGTCGTTCATCGCGCGTGACGTCCTCCGGTTGCTCCCGAATGATCTCCCGGAGCCGGGCGGTCTCCTCGTCCTCGGACAGGATCTCGCGGAGGATGGAGTCCTCGACGTATCGTCCCTTCACCACGTACTGGACGAGCCCCTCGAGCTGGTCGAGCGCCTGTTGGAACTCGTCCCGGTACGGTTCCAGGAGTTCGGACACGACCGCGTCGCTATCGGTCATCACGGCGCCGAACCGGAACGGCAGCACAGGTGCGACCATGGCCGTGGTGTCGAGAATCCTCGCGTGGGCCCGAAGGTCGTCCGGTGTCCCCAGTTGCGCATCCGGATCGATCTCGCTGACGAGTGCGGCAATGTCGTCGAACGTGACGGTGGCAAGCGGGCGTGGGGGTGTGCCGATGCCGGTCGCGTCCGGTTTCACCTCGACATCCGCCGGCACCAGGCCGTAGACGTATACCGCTGGGCGGTCGCCGTTCTCGGATTTCTGCTCTGTCATTGCTCGCTGCCTCCGCGGGATCGTCCTCGTGGCTGCTTCTCTCGGGCCTCCTCGACGCTGCCGAGGAAGTCGGCCACCTTCTCGCCGGCCGCCTCGATAGCGCCCTTCGACTTCGAGTGGGCGGCACCCTGCGTCATGCCCTCCACCATGTCCGGTAGGCCCTGCGGTTCGGAGCCGGAGATCTCCAACCGGTTGACGGCCTCGGCGAAACGCAGATATGTATCGACGCTTGCGACCACGACTCGGGCGTCGATTGTGAGGA
This genomic stretch from Prescottella soli harbors:
- a CDS encoding gas vesicle protein GvpG produces the protein MGIFTAIFGLPLAPVRGVMWISEIVRRQVEEEMYSPAALRRRLEEVDDARSSGQLSEEEAALAEKQILDSMTHPEGADDAGRQE
- a CDS encoding GvpL/GvpF family gas vesicle protein, with translation MTEQKSENGDRPAVYVYGLVPADVEVKPDATGIGTPPRPLATVTFDDIAALVSEIDPDAQLGTPDDLRAHARILDTTAMVAPVLPFRFGAVMTDSDAVVSELLEPYRDEFQQALDQLEGLVQYVVKGRYVEDSILREILSEDEETARLREIIREQPEDVTRDERLALGERISQTLSAKRDHDTQRLVEALEPVAKELRVRDATNEEDAGSVAVLIATDEIDTLDKTVTQLAQDWQDRVDLTVLGPLAAYDFTKTRAPGT
- the gvpJ gene encoding gas vesicle protein GvpJ, whose translation is MTMVQGGGGAGGGPSSSSLADVIDTILDKGLVIDAYVRVSLVGIEVLTIDARVVVASVDTYLRFAEAVNRLEISGSEPQGLPDMVEGMTQGAAHSKSKGAIEAAGEKVADFLGSVEEAREKQPRGRSRGGSEQ
- the gvpO gene encoding gas vesicle protein GvpO, which produces MTGPHDPDIARDAGEDAGEGIDLTAPQAAAEAARQIAQLTGRTPLGAVSVAPSDEGWSVEVEVLEDRRIPSSSDVLAIYAVVLDLDGMLLSYQRIRQYTRGHSKGSGS